One window of the Xiphophorus hellerii strain 12219 chromosome 15, Xiphophorus_hellerii-4.1, whole genome shotgun sequence genome contains the following:
- the LOC116733613 gene encoding vascular endothelial growth factor A-like: MYLLLVLLLLTPVQMLNLPGKERPTAMGFREVLDKSFCRPIEQHVNVETEFPGGVEDFYIPHCVSLFRCSGCCIDETRECYPVVERNITLEVSRSNQVVNLTFVEHQECGVRLKEYRNNTSKEDSLRDRPRRRKHRRRRCEKCQFSR; this comes from the exons ATGTACCTCCTGCTGGTTCTTCTGCTGCTCACTCCAGTCCAa aTGCTCAATCTTCCAGGGAAGGAAAGGCCAACGG caATGGGATTCAGGGAGGTGCTAGACAAGAGCTTTTGTCGACCGATCGAGCAGCATGTGAACGTGGAGACGGAGTTCCCTGGCGGCGTGGAGGATTTCTACATACCTCATTGCGTCTCACTGTTCCGCTGCTCGGGCTGCTGCATTGATGAGACTCGGGAGTGCTACCCTGTCGTTGAACGCAACATCACCTTGGAG GTGAGTCGGTCGAATCAGGTCGTCAACCTCACGTTTGTGGAGCATCAGGAGTGTGGAGTGAG GCTGAAAGAGTATCGGAATAACACAAG CAAGGAGGACTCTCTCAGGGACAGACCTCGAAGGAGGAAGCACAGGAGGAGAAGATGTGAAAA